GCTCTCTCGTACGTGAAGGCGAAGATCCCAGGAAGGCCCAGCCCCCGCGCATCCTCCAGCAGCCCTCTCACCACCGCGCTGCCAAAGCCCTGCCCCATGCGCTCAGGCGCTACCGCCACCGCACGCACCTCGGCGAGGTCATCCCAGAGCACGTGCAGAGCGCCGCAGGCGATCACGCTGCCATCCTCCGCGAATACGGTGAAGTCCCGCAGGTTCTGGTACACGTGACTGCGCGAGCGGGCCAGCATCCGCCCCTGGGCCGCATGGCCGTTGACGATGGCCACGATCTGATCCACGTCCCCCACCAGGGCCTTGCGCAGGCCATCCGAGCGGGGCTCTGCCCCCTCGGTCGGGAGCTCGATGATCACGCCCTCTTCGTCGCAATCGGGGAACTTGAGGCAGTCTATGCAGTCCACCCAGATCTTGCGGGGAAGGTCACCCCGGTCTATGTGCCGGAACCCTAAGCGCTCGAAGAAGGGGCGCTGGTAGGTCAAGGCGAACACCCGGGGAATGCCCAAGGCGGAAGCTTGCTGCAACAGAGCGCCAACGATCTCCCTACCCAGTCCGTTGCCCTGACGCTCCTCCAGAACGGCGAGCGAGCGCACCTCGGCCAAGTCGCTCCAGAGCAGGTGCAGCGCTCCGCAGGCCTGCACCTCCCTGCCTCTAACTACCACCAGGAAGTCCCGTATGCCCTGCAGCACCTGGTTCAGGGACTTGGGCAGCATGAGACCCTGCGAAGCGTACCGGTTGACCAGCCGCTGGATCTGGGGAGCATCGGCAATCCTGGCCGGTCGCAGCACCTCTCCACCGGTCAGCGACCTCGGCTGGAGTCCTCCCACTTCCTTGACCGCTTGAGCCACGCCTACTCCGCCTAGCCCTGGTCCGGCAACACCCGGTCCAGTATGGCGATCATCTCGTCCACGTGCTCCTTGCCAATCACCAGGGGCGGTAGGAGCCGCAGTACCCTGGGGCCGGCCACGAGCATTATCGCCCCCTCACGGTAGCCCTT
The genomic region above belongs to Anaerolineae bacterium and contains:
- a CDS encoding N-acetyltransferase, giving the protein MAQAVKEVGGLQPRSLTGGEVLRPARIADAPQIQRLVNRYASQGLMLPKSLNQVLQGIRDFLVVVRGREVQACGALHLLWSDLAEVRSLAVLEERQGNGLGREIVGALLQQASALGIPRVFALTYQRPFFERLGFRHIDRGDLPRKIWVDCIDCLKFPDCDEEGVIIELPTEGAEPRSDGLRKALVGDVDQIVAIVNGHAAQGRMLARSRSHVYQNLRDFTVFAEDGSVIACGALHVLWDDLAEVRAVAVAPERMGQGFGSAVVRGLLEDARGLGLPGIFAFTYERA